The region cacacattcaaccatcagctctatcctgtacaacacacacacgcatacatacaaccatcagctctatcctgtacaacacacacacgcatacatacaaccatcagctctatcctgtacaacacacacacgcatacatacaaccatcagctctatcctgtacaacacacacacgcatacatacaaccatcagctctatcctgtacaacacacacacacatacaaccatcagctctatcctgtacaacacacacacacatacaaccatcagctctatcctgtacaacacacacacacatacaaccatcagctctatcctgtacaacacacacacacaacaaccatcagctctatcctgtacaacacacacacacatacaaccatcagctctatcctgtacaacacacacacacatacaaccatcagctctatcctgtacaacacacacacacatacaaccatcagctctatcctgtacaacacacacacacatacatacaaccatcagctctatcctgtacaacacacacacacacatacaaccatcagctctatcctgtacaacacacacacatacatacaaccatcagctctatcctgtacaacacacacacatacatacaaccatcagctctatcctgtacaacacacacacacatacaaccatcagctctatcctgtacaacacacacacacatacaaccatcagctctatcctgtacaacacacacacacatacaaccatcagctctatcctgtacaacacacacacacatacaaccatcagctctatcctgtacaacacacacacatacaaccatcagctctatcctgtacaacacacacacacatacaaccatcagctctatcctgtacaacacacacacacacaaccatcagctctatcctgtacaacacacacacacatacaaccatcagctctatcctgtacaacacacacacacacatacaaccatcagctctatcctgtacaacacacacacacatacaaccatcagctctatcctgtacaacacacacacaaccatcaaTACACAGTCATACACTCTCACTGGTGTGCGTTTATGTtcatgagtgtgtgttgtgttgtagtGTTGGGAGACACACGTCGGACAGGAAATGTACAAGCTGGTGATCTTTGACTTCCTGATCATCGCAGCTGCCACCATCTTTGTGGAATTTCCTCGCAAGTAAGAAAAACTCTTTGTTTTGTCCATTCACACGAGCTCTTCAGATGCATGTTCATTTCTGTGCGTGATTTTATTGTCCTTTCAGAATCATCGTGAATTACTGCGACTGCGGTTTGGCGAAGTGGTGGGGCCAGCAGGAATTCGCCATTCCACAGAACGTTCTGGAGATTGTTTACGGTCAAACCATCTGTTGGATCGGAACGTTTTACTGCCCGTTACTTCCTGCCATAAACACCGTCAAATACTTCCTCATCTTCTACCTGAAGAAGGTCACAACTCACTGCAACTCATTCACAACTGCACAACTGACTATTACACTTCTATTACACCTCAGTATCAGTTCAATTACACTTCGATATCAGTTCTATTAAATCTCtattagcccttttccactgaatTGAGAACTGAACCATGATGTTACGGGCTACATGGTAGTTTCATTTGACTACCTCACTACCTGATgcatgtaattacattattttgtgtgaattatgactttatttgctaagttctgtaaactcTAACAGTAGAATCATTATTagcattggtgtagcagatggttatatttggatttttgccatggcatataatattatgtttatgtctttattgagaatcccaccggtttacttaacagatagctgAGATCTTGGGAACatagtagctggtcaaaaattcCCTTACAGGACAAAACTATGTACAAAATAAGAGGACAACAGTGTAATGAatgctaacaaagttggcaaatataataacttactgagatcagctgcagaggacaccggcGATTCGTTTATCTTGAGTTTGACTGACTGAATTTAATGTCCCGGTTAGATAGTAGGCTGGtcggtgtccgagtccaaaaggttGTTGCTCCATCGACTGCCGGTTTTGCTTAGGTCCTTCTTACAGTCCCTGCACTCCCTTaagagtttttacatttttttatgatttggtcaattgtctGATTGTTGACAACTTGCTTCATTTTGTGATGTATCTTCGCATAGacatattgttttccttttcGATCTCTCTAGTTAATCTCTGATCTCCATAAAGTCCATATCACAAGTAGAGCACTCATGTCATCCACGTTACCTGAAGGCGTTTGAtatctgataattttgtgggttttttttattgttgttatagagtgaaAAAGTCCTCTTTGCTGCAgatggtagctactgttgttgtttggaaaaACGCCCCCTGACATAATTGGTTCTTGCgtggagaccagcaagcttttggggctggtGTTGAACCAGGTTTTCTCCCTGGAACGGCCCTTTCTGCAGTGGAAACATGCAGAACTGTTTAAGAATTCACACTGGCCCAGGAACTTGCCTCTGAACCATGTCGATGGAAAAGGGCTATGTTACACTTCTGTCTTAGTTCAGTTAAACTTCAAAATCAGTTCAATTACACTTCAATACCAGATCTATTAAACCTCTATTACATTTCAATATCAGTTCAATTACACTTCAATACCAGATCTATTAAACCTCTATTACATTTCAGTAACAGTTCTATTACACCTCTATTGAACTTGCCCctgaaccatgtcggtggaaaagggctatgttACACTTCTGTCTTAGTTCAGTTAAACTTCAGTATCAGTTCAATTGCACCTCTATTACACTTCAATATCAGCTCTATTAAACCTCTATTACATTTCAGTATCAGTTCAATTACACTTCAATATCAGATCTATTAAACCTCTATTACACTTCAATATCAGATCTATTAAACCTCTATTACACTTCAATATCAGTTCAGTTACACTTCAATATCAGATCTATTAAACCTCTAATACATTTCAAAATCAGTTCTATTCGACCTCTATTACATTTCAGTATCAGTTCAATTACACTTCAATACCAGATCTATTAAACCTCTATTACATTTCAATATCTGTTCTATTTCACTTCTGTTACACTTCAATATCAGATCTATTAAACCTCTATTACATTTCAATATCTAATCAATGATGATGTAGCAAACATGCAGAGTTTTACTTTAAATTGGAATTgaaggaagtagaattaaaatgaaaTGCAAAGAATTCATATAACTTATGTAAGGATAGTTTTTAACACATCATTTTAAAGTCAATGTTTTTCTGAAAACAGTGTGGTGACATTTTGTAGCAAGTGTTTATTAAAGggtaaataagtgtttataaaaggGTTATTGAGAGCTTATAAAAGGCTTAATGAGTgtttaatgcatatttatttaccGCAGGTGTCTCTGATGAAGAACTGTCGTCCTGCCACTCGTCCGTTTCGTGCTTCAAGTTCAAATTTCTTCTTCCTGGTGGTGTTGTTGATCGGTTTGGCTCTCGCGTGTGTTCCTGTTACCGTCAGTATCGCAGAGTGAGTTCACACATCATATACAAACATACATCACCATAATCTAACAACTGTATATTACACAAATCAGTGTCAGTTGGTCATTTCATGTACACGTGTGTGTCAGGATCCAGACATCGCGAGCGTGTGGTCCGTTCGTGAACTACACCACGTCGTGGGAGGTCGTTCCTCGTGTGATTTCTCAGCTGCCTCACGGCCTGCACTCATTCCTGCAAGCGATCGCTTCAGAGGCGTTTGCGGTGTCTTTCTTTGTCATTACCTGGTCAGAAcaaacctgtctgtctgtctgttcagtgCTTCTGACTTCAGCTAGTAAGTGTTCAATGACTGTAGATAAtggtgtctgtatgtgtgtttcagTCTGGGGATGTTCTATGTGATAGCGTTAGCTGGAGCTCATAAGCGAGTGATCGAGCAGCTCAGAGATCAGCTGGTCATGGTGAGCATTCTGAAGATACTTCACACTTGTCTTCATTGCACTACAGTTAAAATACACTTatctacactacaagttactatcaaaagtAGCTTCAGAAATATATGGTATAATTATCAGATGATATAATATTTGTACAATTagagcagtatttatctggcacaaaacaCAACAACATTCACTGCGTTAAACTTGAATGTACACATTGAGTTGTAAAAATCAGCATTGAACTAAATATCTGAAAAGCAGTCCAGCACATTTCTAAATCAGACAGTAGTGTGAATTAGAGAGTATGACTCAACTCCTTCTATTTTAGGATTTGTagtggtatttttttttatataacagtGTCTTTATTTAGTGAAGAGACTGAATGTTCctctgctgtctgtctgtctgtctgcaggaggGTCGTGACAAGCGTTTCCTCATTCAGAAGTTGTGTCAGGCGCAGCAGGTGTTATTTGCTCGATCTCCAGAGCGCAAGTCTCTGCGGGGCCGTCATGGTTCTGGATTGTTTTTCGTTGATTCGTCGGCGGTGTTGGAAACACAAGCATGACACATTTGAAAACATCGTCTGCTGCCGTTCGAACAAACTGCGTGACGATACCACACCGTTAAGCGTTCTGTACGGTTTCAGTGTCTATACAGCCACACACTTACACAAGCACTAAACACTGTCATCACACACTACACCTGCTTATTTACTCAGAGCTGTATCTTGTTCAGTTTTGTGTGTATTGttgttcacattttgtttttgtctgtctGAAAATGTATTTGAGCAGTGGCATCTGTGCATTTCTTGTGATACTTTTATAAAAACTTCTATGAACTGTTAATATAAgttataaaaaatgtgttttgaactAGAAAGTATAACACTATTTTGAGTTTGTTCAATATCGTTTTTAAACCAGTTGTTATTTTGAGTTTTGGAGTGGAACTTTTTGGATTTGTTCTGAATAAATATGAAAAGGGGAATAAAGTGTCAAATAAATCCATGGactgaaacatacaatactgaAAGTTTCCTTCATCTGAATCACACTGTTGAGACACTCGGGTAACACGTACATGCATCTACAGATGGTTTATGTACTCAGAATTCAGCTGTCTTTGATTTACTCAAATATTCTCTAATTTTACTCAAACTACTATTGGCCACTTTGATAGAGTAATTTTACTTAGAGGCTTGTCAGAAATTATGCCTTTTATTTAGATAAAATTACCAGTCtgcttatatttttattgttattttaattaaacatgtGTCATGCAACTAAAGAAATGTGGCCAAAACATATTTGCCAAGTCGGACTTTTGTCTTGACAGGTTGTTAAATGTGTGTCTTGGGTCTGTTCGCATCCACAGTGCACCCATTCTTCCAGAACAAACTGCTGCTGGATCAGTCTAGTGCCCCATTGATCAGGGCATATCTTTCCTTTCTTATAAAATCTTTGGGACTTGTGTTTTAATCAGGCTGTTGTTAATGGGTAatgggggcttttattttgacaggggGTTTTGGTGTtgagggcttttattttgacaggggGTTTTGGTGTtgagggcttttattttgacaggggGTTTTGGAGTtgagggcttttattttgacaggggGTTTTGGTGTtgagggcttttattttgacgggtTGTTTTCGGATCTCGTGGCCCGTCAGTGCAGCGCTCAGTTCATCGCGAATCTTCACAAATCAAAAGATCGAATCATTAAATCACTGATCGATATTACAGCAGTAATGCGTGCGCATCAGTGTGTTAGTGTACTTTAAACACATCTGCAGGTGAGTGCGCGCATGACACGAAATAAACGATACAGTTCACTTCCTATAATGAAAAAACACAGTACTATACTCATAATGATTCATTCTGCCTTtataaagtgtttataaagtgtgaCATGCTGCAGATATTCACTGTCAGTATGATATTATACAGTTACAGATGTGACTTTATATGTGGTCTGTAAACTgagtgtgtataagtgtgtttgtgtaattatggatgtgtgtgtgtgtgttttcagtttcatttagTGTGTGTCATTTGGGTCACGTGATGGCGTCGGGTTCGGAGGCGGTCCACTACATCCACCTTCATAACTCCAGTCAGTCGGTGCTGGAAGCGTTGAGATCTCAGCGACGCAAAGGTCTGTTCTGTGACGTCACCGTACGCATCCATGACGCGTCGCTGCGGGCGCATGCCTGCGTGTTGGCGGCGGGCAGCCCGTTCTTCCAGGACAAGCTGCTGCTGGGTCACTCGGAGATCTCGGTTCCGCCGCTGGTTCCGGCTGAGACGGTGAAGCAGCTGGTGGACTTCATGTACAGCGGCTCGCTGGTGGTGCTGCACTCGCAGGCGCTCTGCATCCTCACAGCCGCATCCATCCTGCAGATCAAGACCGTCATCGACGAGTGCACGCAGATCATCTCGCAACGACGCGCAGCTGCTGCTGCCGCCGGAGGGGTGGGGCCTCTGGGGGGCGCTCTGCCCAAGCAGGAGGAGGGTTGCGACGGGAAAGAGCATGAGAGTGCGCCGCTGCAGGGCTTTGTTTACGGCATGCCGGGTGATTGCGCATCTGCGGCGGAAATGGCGGCCGCACTAAGCGGTGGGGCACAGGGGGAGGGTGGGGGCGTGGGCCCGCTGATGCCCCTCCCCGAGTTAGGCGGGGCTGGGCTGTGTCAAGGGGAGGGTATGGGTGTGGCAGGGGGTGGGGCCATGCTGAAGCCGACCAGCTGTGCGCAGGAAATCAACTACATGTTGAATCCGAGCTCGGAACGCAGTGCAAATGTCGCCGCCGCAAACGAGCGAGCTCAGATCGCCTCTCCCCCCGGGATGGCCCGCGGCGGGGGGGTGGAGTACAGCGGCAGGGGGGAGGAGCTCGTGGGGGGCGTGGACAGATTCAGTGAAGAGGACgagcgagagggagagagagagacagacagagagagagctgcAGCGCACACACGCAAACAGAGACAACCGCTCAGActtcaggtacacacacacacttacctttCGCCCTGTTCACACTTGCTACTACGATCTGTCTCCGGTGATACAATCACAAGTGCTCAGACATGATTTATCCAATCACACTGTTGTCTTCATTTAAAGCCGCATGTACTGtaaatggcaaagtttaaaactcttgtgTTATCGTAGCACTTGATTGACAGGTGTGAACACGTGAATAATTCTGAACTGACTGAGTTTGTTCATCGATGTTATGTGCTTCTGTTGAACgtatcagtctgcgttatttcaactacataaaaaaaaaaattaatagtagAATTCTtgttaaagaactacactacccataatcctaaagagagatccaccaatcagagaagagctctgcagctccgcccactcccatgatgcactgtgaatgatgcaatcgagtcaatCTCCCTACATTCTCAAACAActgatatttgtatatatctgaatattttacaataaacgtaaaatatattgatatttaaatcaatagttttatacttTTCCATCGGTTTTAATTCTGTTACGTCATtggcaatgcatcatgggattgtagttcattcctcaTTAAAgtcgttaagtacacagtcttgtatctttgtgtttttgtctgattttcaaacactttttttgattcagatcaaagtttgtaattttgtgattcacttcagagctggttggtttgattttatgaaggatttaatgaAATTCCtgtggaaaaatacttccggaaccaagacggatgaaaaagtgggcgggcactgttgtgctcaatTAATTTTCTGAGCTTTTTTATACTGAACTTCTGcattttttgacattttgcaTGTAAGATGTAATatattatgtttgtttgtgtgtgtgcgcaggtGTTGGGGGGGGAGGAGGTGGTGGTGAAGAATGAGGGTGTGCAGGAAGGGGAGAGGCTGTTTGAGATGGACGAGAGAGGGAACGCATCACACCAGCACACCTACGGacaggtaaaacacacacacacagtaatgtaCATGTCCTGCAGAACAAGAGAAGGAGAGGCCactggaaatgtgtgtgtgtgcatttcagGGCGGGTTTTATGAGGAGTCCGGTGTGTTCTCTAGTGGTTTTTGGTCTCAGGCAGATCCGCAGGCGTCTCTGGGTTCAAACTCTCGCGGTCGAGTCAACAAACCGCTCTCGCCCCCGCCGACAACACAGAGCCTCAGCAACCAGGTGTGACACACCCAAACACAACATTATCAtcagtaaaataataatacactATATCATGATGATTACAACATGTCTTTATTTTCAGATGCTTTTCCAGTTTCCTGCCAGCGAATCACAGCCCTCCTTCTATGTGGGCGGGCCAATGGTGATTGACAACATGTCTGATTCGTGTCAGCAGGCCCCGCCCCCTGCCCCGCTGACCCCAGCTCCACCCCCCTCCACCCCAGCATGCGTTGCGGGTCCGAGTTTTGCCCCGCAGGCATCCGAGTCGTTCGACTGCAGCCACTGCGGAAAATCACTGCGCTCGCGCAAGAACTACAGCAAACACATGTTCATCCACTCCGGTACGCACACAACACCATTGTTGATAATAATCACTAGAAAGGTCATGTTTGTCGAGA is a window of Myxocyprinus asiaticus isolate MX2 ecotype Aquarium Trade chromosome 8, UBuf_Myxa_2, whole genome shotgun sequence DNA encoding:
- the LOC127444988 gene encoding zinc finger and BTB domain-containing protein 45-like: MASGSEAVHYIHLHNSSQSVLEALRSQRRKGLFCDVTVRIHDASLRAHACVLAAGSPFFQDKLLLGHSEISVPPLVPAETVKQLVDFMYSGSLVVLHSQALCILTAASILQIKTVIDECTQIISQRRAAAAAAGGVGPLGGALPKQEEGCDGKEHESAPLQGFVYGMPGDCASAAEMAAALSGGAQGEGGGVGPLMPLPELGGAGLCQGEGMGVAGGGAMLKPTSCAQEINYMLNPSSERSANVAAANERAQIASPPGMARGGGVEYSGRGEELVGGVDRFSEEDEREGERETDRERAAAHTRKQRQPLRLQVLGGEEVVVKNEGVQEGERLFEMDERGNASHQHTYGQGGFYEESGVFSSGFWSQADPQASLGSNSRGRVNKPLSPPPTTQSLSNQMLFQFPASESQPSFYVGGPMVIDNMSDSCQQAPPPAPLTPAPPPSTPACVAGPSFAPQASESFDCSHCGKSLRSRKNYSKHMFIHSGQKPHQCSICWRSFSLRDYLLKHMVVHTGVRAFQCSVCSKRFTQKSSLNVHMRTHRVERTFTCGVCHRAFTHRTLLERHVLQHQHPTPTIKPPTNHMEPGNGGMGGASGPGPAS